The Vespa velutina chromosome 2, iVesVel2.1, whole genome shotgun sequence sequence GGTATAAGGATTTAATGTACAATAGGAATggtaagagaagaaagagaaaaagatcatGTTCGTTAGCGATTATTTAAGGAGCTAACAAGTTACGTTTTTTAGATCCGAGAACGAAAGATTGGTTCTTGGTATCGGGACCAGGTCCGATATTGACCATCCTCATTACCTACTTATACTTTTCTCTATCGGCCGGACCGAGATATATGAGGGACAAAAAGCCATATAATTTGAAGAATACGCTGATTGTTTACAATTTTATCCAAGTATTGGTCAGCATATACATCGTTTACGAAGGTTTGATGTCAGGATGGTTCCACCATTACAGTTTTTATTGTCAACCGATCGATTACTCGAACGATCCAGTAGCATTAAGGgttagtataaaaatatcgagaaaatttATGCCAATCGATTATactatcgattattaatactattatcttTGAACAGATGACTCGAGGCGTATACACGTACTTCGTGTGCAAACTGATCGAATTACTGGACACGGTATTCTTCGTTCtacgaaagaaggagaagcaaATATCGTTCTTACACGTCTATCATCATGGGATAATGCCTATTGCCGCTTGGGTCGCCGTTAAATGGCTTCCTGGTGGACACGGGACCTTGCTCGGCGTTATCAACTCTTTCATACATATCATCATGTATACCTATTACATGCTCACTGCGTTTGGACCACAGATGCAGCCCTATCTTTGGTGGAAGAAATATCTGACGAGGTTGCAACTCTTGCAATTCGTAATAATCGGCATTCACAGCAGTCTGGTTCTATTTAACGGTTGCAATT is a genomic window containing:
- the LOC124947069 gene encoding elongation of very long chain fatty acids protein AAEL008004-like, with the translated sequence MSGLVEWYKDLMYNRNDPRTKDWFLVSGPGPILTILITYLYFSLSAGPRYMRDKKPYNLKNTLIVYNFIQVLVSIYIVYEGLMSGWFHHYSFYCQPIDYSNDPVALRMTRGVYTYFVCKLIELLDTVFFVLRKKEKQISFLHVYHHGIMPIAAWVAVKWLPGGHGTLLGVINSFIHIIMYTYYMLTAFGPQMQPYLWWKKYLTRLQLLQFVIIGIHSSLVLFNGCNFPKFPIVLLIINAFVFIYLFGSFYVTSYMKSHNVEKKYEQNDSEIVKNKSN